One Alcaligenes ammonioxydans DNA segment encodes these proteins:
- the scpB gene encoding SMC-Scp complex subunit ScpB, which yields MTESEIIRVLETALLCAQQPMNSAELRKMFVSPPLSADDLRRYLAILQLDWKERGLELVQVASGWRFQSRPAMQVFLSRLSLERAPKYSRAVLETLAIIAWRQPVTRGDIEDIRGVSVSTQIVRTLEDRGWIEVLGYRDAPGRPALLGTTRQFLNDLGLRSLDELPSVETLDSLDALASLPNGQPLVSADPPQEQGADQEQSQPLGPQQEADLRDQSQEQVAGQAPAPAGVQPAGSQAEQGIEQEAEQSAALEEGTEPLQVCAAQLELESEPGSESGNQDNWLGVASEAGSPQTEQAEVNMTPDSLDEAQAAAGLSDTQVPDEIKNSGVND from the coding sequence GTGACCGAAAGTGAAATAATCCGAGTCCTGGAGACGGCTTTGCTGTGTGCGCAGCAGCCCATGAACAGCGCCGAGTTGCGCAAGATGTTCGTCTCCCCGCCGCTGAGCGCAGATGATCTGCGTCGTTATCTGGCCATCTTGCAATTGGATTGGAAGGAGCGTGGCCTGGAACTGGTTCAGGTTGCCTCGGGTTGGCGCTTTCAAAGTCGCCCGGCCATGCAAGTGTTTTTGTCCCGCCTGAGTCTGGAGCGCGCGCCCAAGTATTCGCGGGCCGTGCTGGAAACCTTGGCGATCATTGCTTGGCGGCAACCCGTTACCCGCGGCGATATCGAGGATATACGTGGCGTTAGCGTATCGACTCAGATTGTGCGGACGCTGGAAGATCGGGGTTGGATTGAAGTGCTGGGCTATCGTGATGCGCCCGGTCGCCCTGCATTGCTGGGCACGACCCGTCAGTTTCTGAATGATTTGGGTTTGCGCTCTTTGGATGAGTTGCCCTCGGTTGAGACCTTGGATTCTCTGGATGCATTGGCCTCCTTGCCCAATGGTCAGCCGTTGGTGTCGGCTGACCCGCCACAGGAGCAGGGGGCGGATCAAGAGCAGAGCCAGCCCCTGGGTCCTCAGCAAGAGGCGGATCTTCGGGACCAAAGTCAGGAACAAGTGGCAGGGCAGGCGCCCGCACCCGCTGGGGTGCAGCCGGCTGGCTCCCAGGCAGAGCAGGGCATAGAACAAGAAGCAGAGCAGAGCGCTGCTTTGGAAGAGGGTACGGAGCCGCTACAGGTCTGTGCTGCTCAGCTTGAGCTGGAATCCGAACCGGGTTCCGAGTCAGGCAATCAGGACAATTGGCTTGGGGTGGCCTCAGAAGCGGGGTCGCCACAAACGGAACAAGCTGAAGTGAATATGACACCGGACTCCTTGGATGAGGCCCAGGCTGCGGCTGGCCTATCGGATACACAGGTACCGGACGAAATAAAAAACTCTGGAGTAAATGATTAA
- the rluB gene encoding 23S rRNA pseudouridine(2605) synthase RluB, which translates to MTDSHETNTASTSDTAGAADPKNPRAKGQGRKLRTPFRRRRGDATQESAPRQNDEAQTSAAGEVKARPARPQNNRRKPAPVGRRQDARGGPGKRSGTAQPARYSNPADDAPVVILDGDDDIAFSHLDKQNRLSQRLGKYMGSELVQPKLHKVLAEAGIGSRRDMEELIVAGRVSVNGEPAHIGQRVSADDKVRINGQLINRANTKRPPRVILYHKPAGEIVTHDDPEGRATVFGRLPSLKVGKWLSVGRLDLNTEGLLIFTTSGDIANRMMHPRYGAEREYAVRVLGELSEEQMQSMRDGVQLEDGLAKFGMIEFLGGEGSNRWYRVTIHEGRNREVRRMFEAMGVTVSRLIRTRFGDVSLPKSLRRGRWEELDADVVMAFMLRLGLMKEVDEDGSHQRRERQPLSHDSALPPGFGTLEHNGLSGARIGRGGRLASGRGRSSNNVRVNESVSGALFISGGLANGHPDGGRREQGGRERTGNGRGAPRATQGGRGPQRGRTTEGRSLEGRAPDNRSQEGARAHAGRRPARGELPRGESARGGHARGAQEGRAPSARRGTSERAAAGQTAKVHVKKTTVVRRVSRRDDDWQPAGSAAHESHLGRGRR; encoded by the coding sequence ATGACTGATTCGCACGAGACGAACACAGCCTCCACGTCGGATACCGCTGGCGCGGCCGACCCCAAGAATCCCCGCGCGAAAGGCCAGGGGCGCAAATTGCGTACTCCGTTTCGTCGCCGTCGTGGTGACGCGACCCAAGAGTCTGCTCCACGCCAGAATGACGAGGCTCAGACGAGCGCTGCCGGTGAGGTCAAGGCGCGTCCGGCCCGCCCACAAAACAATCGCCGCAAACCTGCGCCTGTTGGCCGTCGTCAGGACGCGCGCGGCGGCCCCGGCAAGCGTTCTGGCACTGCCCAGCCGGCCCGTTACTCGAACCCGGCTGATGATGCGCCAGTCGTGATTCTGGACGGTGATGATGACATCGCATTCAGTCATCTGGACAAGCAAAATCGCCTCTCGCAGCGTCTGGGCAAGTACATGGGCAGCGAGCTGGTGCAACCAAAATTGCACAAAGTGCTGGCTGAAGCCGGTATTGGCTCACGCCGCGACATGGAGGAGTTGATCGTTGCGGGACGGGTTTCGGTAAACGGCGAGCCCGCTCATATCGGGCAGCGCGTGAGTGCAGATGACAAAGTGCGTATCAACGGTCAGTTGATCAATCGTGCCAATACCAAGCGCCCTCCGCGTGTGATTCTCTATCACAAGCCAGCGGGTGAAATTGTGACGCATGATGACCCCGAAGGCCGTGCCACGGTGTTCGGTCGCCTGCCTTCGCTGAAAGTGGGTAAGTGGCTGTCGGTCGGTCGTCTGGACTTGAACACGGAAGGTTTGCTGATCTTCACCACGTCCGGTGATATTGCCAACCGCATGATGCATCCTCGCTACGGCGCCGAGCGTGAGTATGCTGTCCGGGTCTTGGGTGAGCTGAGCGAAGAGCAGATGCAGTCCATGCGTGATGGTGTTCAGCTTGAGGATGGTTTGGCCAAGTTTGGCATGATCGAGTTTCTGGGTGGCGAGGGCAGCAATCGCTGGTATCGCGTCACCATTCACGAAGGGCGCAACCGCGAGGTGCGTCGCATGTTTGAAGCCATGGGCGTGACGGTGAGTCGTTTGATTCGGACCCGTTTCGGTGACGTGAGTCTGCCCAAGAGCCTGCGTCGCGGTCGCTGGGAAGAGCTGGATGCGGACGTTGTGATGGCATTCATGTTGCGCCTGGGTCTGATGAAAGAGGTGGATGAAGATGGCTCGCATCAGCGTCGTGAGCGTCAGCCGCTGTCGCATGACAGCGCTTTGCCCCCTGGTTTCGGTACGCTGGAACACAATGGGCTGAGCGGTGCGCGGATTGGGCGTGGCGGTCGACTGGCCAGCGGGCGTGGTCGTTCTTCCAACAATGTGCGCGTTAACGAGTCCGTCAGCGGTGCGCTGTTTATCAGTGGTGGTCTGGCTAACGGCCATCCTGATGGTGGGCGTCGTGAGCAAGGCGGCCGTGAGCGTACCGGAAACGGACGGGGTGCGCCCCGCGCCACCCAAGGTGGTCGCGGTCCGCAGCGTGGTCGTACGACAGAAGGACGTTCCCTGGAAGGTCGTGCCCCGGACAATCGTTCACAAGAGGGGGCGCGCGCTCATGCTGGCCGCCGTCCGGCGCGTGGCGAGCTGCCTCGCGGTGAATCTGCTCGTGGCGGTCATGCCCGCGGCGCACAGGAGGGGCGGGCGCCTTCGGCTCGTCGCGGCACTTCGGAACGTGCTGCTGCCGGGCAAACAGCCAAGGTTCATGTGAAGAAAACAACAGTCGTGCGCCGTGTCAGCCGTCGTGATGATGACTGGCAACCGGCCGGCTCGGCTGCTCACGAGTCCCACTTGGGGCGCGGGCGCCGGTAA
- the rimP gene encoding ribosome maturation factor RimP, with amino-acid sequence MADILALAQETLAGTEYELVDVERAPLGLLRIVIDHPEGVRIEHCEWVSKQLSRVFEVENVDYKRMEVTSPGVDRPLLRIGDYVRFAGSRVQVRLHEAIDNRKVFVGTLHAPEGALPASVPLDTVFRLELDEASGKLTQVEFTYDQVDRAKLDPVLDFKGKKR; translated from the coding sequence ATGGCAGACATTCTAGCTTTGGCACAAGAGACCCTAGCGGGTACTGAGTACGAACTGGTGGACGTTGAGCGTGCGCCGCTTGGCTTGTTACGCATCGTCATCGATCACCCTGAAGGGGTACGTATCGAGCACTGTGAATGGGTGTCTAAACAATTATCGCGCGTTTTCGAAGTGGAAAACGTGGACTACAAACGCATGGAAGTGACCTCTCCGGGGGTGGATCGTCCCCTGTTGCGGATTGGCGATTACGTGCGTTTTGCCGGCAGTCGGGTGCAGGTGCGCCTGCACGAGGCTATCGACAATCGGAAAGTGTTTGTGGGTACGCTCCACGCTCCCGAAGGGGCGCTACCGGCTAGTGTTCCGCTGGATACCGTTTTTAGGCTGGAACTGGACGAAGCATCGGGCAAGCTGACGCAGGTCGAATTCACCTATGACCAGGTGGATCGTGCCAAATTGGATCCCGTTCTTGATTTCAAGGGTAAGAAGCGATGA
- the nusA gene encoding transcription termination factor NusA: MSREILLLVDALAREKSVAREVVFTALESALASAMKKRFKEDVDIRVEIDRETGAHEGFRRWLVVPDEAGLQEPDKQEMLSDAQEIDPDLQVDDYIEEPLEPIEFGRIGAQAAKQAILQKIRDAEREQVLNDFLERGETIVSGTVKRMDKGDAIIEMGKIEARLPRSEMIPKENIRVGDRVRAWVQKVDYAARGQQVILSRTAPEFIKELFENEVPEIEQGLLEIKAAARDAGVRAKIAVIAYDKRIDPIGTCVGMRGSRVTAVRNELGGEQVDIVLWADDPAEFVIGALAPAHVESILVDEDKHAMDVVVDEENLPKAIGSRGQNVRLASELTGWQINIMTPEESRNRQDEEREELRATFMSRLDVDEAVADILIDEGFTGLEEIAYVPLQELQEIEAFDEETVNELRARARNALLSEAIAKEELVQTAVKELAGVEGMTPELIAVLAENEITTLDELAELATDELSEMTGLAQDAASELIMRARAHWFDDEA, encoded by the coding sequence ATGAGTCGCGAAATTCTATTGCTGGTCGATGCGCTGGCGCGTGAAAAATCTGTAGCGCGTGAAGTCGTGTTCACCGCGCTTGAAAGCGCTTTGGCCTCGGCCATGAAAAAGCGCTTCAAAGAAGATGTTGATATCCGAGTGGAAATCGACAGGGAAACCGGCGCCCATGAAGGGTTCCGGCGCTGGCTGGTCGTGCCCGACGAGGCTGGCCTGCAAGAGCCCGACAAGCAGGAAATGCTGTCGGATGCCCAGGAAATCGACCCCGATCTGCAAGTGGACGATTACATCGAAGAGCCGCTCGAGCCTATCGAGTTTGGTCGTATCGGTGCCCAGGCGGCCAAACAGGCCATCTTGCAAAAAATCCGTGACGCCGAGCGCGAACAGGTCCTGAACGACTTTCTGGAGCGTGGTGAAACCATTGTCTCTGGCACGGTCAAACGTATGGACAAGGGCGACGCCATTATTGAAATGGGCAAGATCGAGGCGCGTTTGCCTCGCTCGGAAATGATCCCCAAGGAAAATATCCGTGTGGGCGATCGAGTTCGAGCCTGGGTGCAGAAAGTGGATTACGCCGCGCGTGGCCAACAGGTCATCTTGTCGCGTACCGCTCCTGAATTTATCAAGGAACTGTTCGAGAACGAGGTTCCCGAGATCGAACAGGGTCTGCTGGAGATCAAAGCAGCTGCCCGTGATGCGGGTGTGCGCGCCAAGATTGCCGTGATTGCTTACGACAAGCGTATCGATCCTATCGGTACGTGTGTGGGGATGCGTGGTTCGCGGGTGACCGCCGTGCGCAATGAGCTGGGCGGCGAGCAGGTCGATATCGTGTTGTGGGCGGATGATCCGGCCGAGTTTGTGATCGGCGCTCTGGCTCCGGCACACGTCGAGTCCATTCTGGTTGACGAAGACAAGCACGCCATGGACGTGGTGGTCGATGAGGAAAACCTGCCCAAGGCCATTGGTTCGCGAGGTCAGAACGTGCGTCTGGCATCGGAGCTGACCGGCTGGCAGATCAACATCATGACACCGGAAGAAAGTCGCAACCGTCAGGACGAAGAGCGCGAGGAACTGCGTGCCACCTTCATGTCCCGTCTGGATGTGGACGAAGCTGTGGCCGATATTCTGATCGACGAAGGATTTACTGGTCTGGAAGAAATCGCTTATGTGCCGTTGCAGGAGTTGCAGGAAATCGAAGCCTTTGACGAGGAAACCGTCAACGAGCTGCGTGCCCGCGCCCGTAATGCACTGCTGAGCGAGGCCATTGCCAAGGAAGAGCTGGTACAGACCGCGGTCAAGGAGCTGGCAGGAGTCGAGGGCATGACGCCCGAGCTGATCGCTGTCCTGGCCGAAAACGAGATTACAACGCTGGATGAACTGGCGGAACTGGCAACGGACGAATTGTCCGAGATGACCGGCCTGGCGCAAGATGCGGCCAGCGAGCTGATCATGCGTGCCCGTGCCCACTGGTTTGACGACGAGGCCTGA
- the infB gene encoding translation initiation factor IF-2, which produces MSSNTVAQFAQELKMPANVLLEQLRSAGIELKSVDDAITDSDKAKLLESLRRSHGSQEGNKITLTRRQTSEIRQDDGSGRSRTIQVETRKKRVFVKRDPSELVAEANAALAQENAKEQAAQVASQEKPAVQAAPAAPASQPAAPVAAAPEAPVKEPAAPVESKPEPKPEPEPEVRTAPEPTPVAEPAPEPAAPVEPVAAAPESPTQPEPKPQEPAPAAKATAPAAATPVQQKTESAPSPTAQEKPVEPTKSVNDARQANSVNKTQHPQGTKTPTSTAKPRDVAATSPRRAARGPVIPPVAADVEQDQDRDRARKAAEAEAAALRDMLNRPRKVLRAPEPEADTKTAAKGAQKKDVKGSKVEKVPGKPVKTDSTPGWTSDASRKKQPSKADVASAGAGGGREGWKANAKAGRGKGGRGGRNAQAERREPQVAEFIAREVHVPETISVSDLAHRMAVKAAEVIKHLMKLGQMVTINQVLDQETAMILVEELGHKAIAAKLDDPEAFLVDTDAQNDAELKPRAPVVTVMGHVDHGKTSLLDYIRRAKIASGEAGGITQHIGAYNVKTARGTATFLDTPGHEAFTAMRARGTKATDVVILVVAADDGVMPQTREAIHHARAAGVPLVVAINKIDKPEANPERVKQELVAEEVVPEEYGGDVPFIPVSAKTGQGIDELLENVLLQAEMLELKAPVDAPAKGTVIEARLDKGRGPVATILVQSGTLNRGDSVLVGASFGRVRAMLNETGKSLTSAGPSIPVEIQGLTEVPAAGDELVVMADERKAREIALFRQGKFRDVKLSRQQAAKLESMFDNLGEGMQTLSLIIKTDVQGSQEALVQSLVKLSTDEVRVVVVHAAVGGISESDVNLAIASNAVVIGFNVRAEQSAKKLAEANGIDLRYYNIIYDAVDEVKAALSGMLAPEQREEIIGMVEIREVYNVSRIGNIAGCMVTEGVVRRDSQVRLLRNNVVHWTGYLDSLRRFKDDAKEVRSGFDCGITLRGNNDIQVGDQLEIFEIKEIARTL; this is translated from the coding sequence ATGTCGAGTAACACTGTCGCCCAGTTCGCTCAAGAACTGAAAATGCCTGCGAATGTTCTGCTGGAGCAGTTGCGTAGCGCAGGTATTGAGCTCAAATCAGTGGATGATGCCATCACTGATTCGGATAAGGCGAAGCTGCTTGAATCGTTGCGCCGCTCGCACGGCAGTCAGGAAGGCAACAAGATCACCCTGACTCGCCGTCAAACATCGGAGATCCGTCAGGATGACGGGTCGGGTCGCTCCCGCACCATTCAAGTGGAAACACGCAAAAAACGTGTGTTTGTAAAGCGTGATCCGTCCGAGCTGGTGGCAGAGGCCAATGCGGCATTGGCGCAGGAAAATGCGAAAGAGCAGGCCGCCCAGGTGGCCAGTCAGGAAAAACCGGCTGTTCAAGCGGCGCCTGCCGCTCCTGCCAGTCAGCCTGCTGCGCCTGTCGCTGCGGCCCCCGAAGCGCCTGTGAAGGAGCCCGCCGCGCCTGTCGAGTCCAAGCCAGAGCCCAAGCCTGAGCCTGAACCCGAAGTGCGCACCGCGCCTGAACCGACCCCTGTTGCTGAGCCCGCGCCTGAACCGGCTGCTCCTGTGGAGCCCGTTGCGGCTGCCCCGGAAAGTCCAACCCAACCCGAGCCCAAGCCTCAGGAACCCGCGCCTGCCGCCAAGGCAACCGCCCCGGCGGCGGCCACCCCTGTTCAGCAAAAGACTGAATCGGCTCCCTCTCCTACGGCACAAGAAAAGCCGGTGGAACCTACTAAATCTGTAAACGACGCCCGTCAAGCTAACTCTGTGAATAAAACTCAGCACCCTCAAGGGACTAAAACGCCCACATCGACTGCAAAACCACGGGATGTGGCTGCCACCAGCCCGCGCCGTGCCGCGCGTGGCCCGGTGATTCCTCCTGTTGCCGCCGATGTGGAGCAAGACCAGGATCGTGATCGCGCCCGTAAGGCCGCAGAGGCAGAAGCCGCTGCTTTGCGCGATATGTTGAATCGTCCTCGTAAGGTCTTGCGCGCACCCGAGCCGGAAGCTGACACCAAGACAGCGGCCAAGGGCGCTCAAAAGAAAGACGTTAAAGGTTCCAAGGTCGAAAAAGTCCCGGGTAAACCCGTCAAGACGGACAGCACGCCAGGCTGGACCAGCGATGCCAGCCGCAAGAAGCAGCCTTCCAAGGCGGATGTGGCGTCGGCCGGTGCCGGTGGTGGTCGCGAAGGCTGGAAAGCCAATGCCAAGGCCGGTCGAGGCAAAGGTGGCCGTGGTGGCCGCAACGCTCAGGCCGAGCGTCGCGAACCACAAGTGGCAGAATTCATTGCCCGTGAAGTGCACGTGCCTGAAACCATTTCGGTCAGCGATCTGGCTCACCGTATGGCGGTGAAAGCTGCCGAGGTGATCAAACACCTGATGAAGCTCGGTCAGATGGTCACCATCAACCAGGTGCTGGATCAGGAAACGGCCATGATTCTGGTCGAAGAGCTGGGTCACAAGGCCATTGCTGCCAAGCTGGACGATCCAGAAGCCTTCCTGGTTGATACGGACGCGCAAAACGATGCTGAACTCAAGCCCCGTGCGCCTGTCGTAACGGTGATGGGTCACGTTGACCACGGTAAGACATCGTTGCTGGACTACATCCGTCGCGCCAAGATTGCCTCGGGCGAAGCCGGTGGTATTACGCAGCACATTGGTGCCTACAACGTCAAGACAGCACGTGGTACAGCCACATTCCTGGATACTCCCGGTCACGAGGCCTTTACAGCCATGCGTGCCCGCGGTACTAAAGCCACTGACGTGGTGATTCTGGTGGTGGCCGCCGATGACGGCGTGATGCCTCAGACGCGTGAAGCGATTCACCATGCTCGCGCCGCCGGCGTGCCGCTGGTGGTGGCGATCAACAAGATCGACAAGCCCGAAGCCAACCCAGAGCGCGTCAAGCAAGAGCTGGTGGCCGAGGAAGTGGTGCCCGAAGAATACGGTGGCGATGTGCCCTTTATTCCTGTGTCGGCCAAAACCGGCCAGGGTATCGACGAATTGCTGGAAAACGTGCTGCTGCAAGCTGAAATGCTGGAGCTCAAGGCACCCGTTGACGCTCCTGCCAAGGGAACGGTTATTGAAGCGCGCCTGGACAAGGGTCGCGGTCCTGTCGCCACCATTCTGGTGCAAAGCGGCACCCTGAACCGTGGCGACAGCGTGCTGGTTGGCGCGTCTTTCGGTCGCGTACGTGCCATGCTGAATGAAACGGGCAAATCGCTGACGTCGGCTGGTCCTTCGATTCCGGTGGAAATTCAAGGTTTGACCGAAGTGCCTGCCGCTGGTGATGAACTGGTGGTGATGGCTGACGAGCGCAAAGCCCGTGAGATCGCTCTGTTCCGCCAAGGCAAGTTCCGTGATGTGAAACTGTCGCGTCAACAGGCCGCCAAGCTGGAGTCCATGTTCGACAACCTGGGCGAGGGCATGCAGACCCTGTCGCTGATCATCAAGACCGACGTACAGGGCTCGCAAGAGGCGCTGGTGCAGTCGCTGGTCAAGCTCTCTACCGACGAAGTGCGTGTGGTGGTAGTACACGCTGCCGTGGGTGGCATCTCCGAGAGCGACGTCAACCTGGCGATTGCCTCCAACGCGGTGGTGATCGGCTTTAACGTCCGTGCCGAGCAAAGCGCCAAGAAGCTGGCCGAAGCCAACGGCATTGATCTGCGTTACTACAACATCATTTACGATGCGGTCGACGAGGTCAAAGCAGCCCTGTCTGGCATGCTGGCTCCTGAGCAGCGTGAAGAAATCATCGGCATGGTTGAAATCCGCGAAGTCTACAACGTGTCACGTATTGGTAACATCGCCGGGTGTATGGTTACCGAAGGCGTGGTACGTCGTGATTCGCAGGTTCGCCTGCTGCGCAACAACGTTGTGCATTGGACCGGCTACCTGGACTCCCTGCGCCGCTTCAAGGACGATGCCAAGGAAGTACGTTCCGGCTTCGATTGCGGTATTACGCTGCGCGGCAACAACGACATCCAAGTGGGCGACCAGCTTGAGATCTTCGAGATCAAAGAGATCGCCCGGACACTGTAA
- the rbfA gene encoding 30S ribosome-binding factor RbfA, with protein MARHKSKPNPGRNLRLADQIQKDLAVLIQREIDMSRAGLITLTGVELSPDYAHAKVFYSVLGAEPEVAQAALTEKAGWLHSLLFKLLHIHTVPTLHFHHDRQLERGMELSKLIDSANQADSELTGSASKSDEPDEQP; from the coding sequence ATGGCACGACACAAGTCCAAACCAAACCCAGGGCGCAATCTGCGCCTGGCCGACCAGATCCAGAAGGATCTGGCGGTCTTGATCCAGCGCGAGATCGACATGAGCCGCGCTGGTCTGATTACTCTGACCGGCGTGGAGCTGTCTCCGGACTACGCGCACGCCAAAGTGTTTTACTCGGTGCTGGGCGCCGAGCCTGAGGTCGCCCAGGCGGCCCTGACCGAGAAAGCCGGTTGGTTGCATTCCCTGCTGTTCAAGCTGCTGCATATCCATACCGTTCCTACTCTGCATTTTCATCACGACCGGCAGTTGGAGCGGGGCATGGAGCTCTCCAAGCTTATCGACAGCGCCAACCAGGCCGATAGCGAATTGACTGGCTCTGCGTCCAAATCGGACGAGCCGGACGAGCAGCCCTGA
- the truB gene encoding tRNA pseudouridine(55) synthase TruB, protein MATRKRGQLIDGVLLLDKSDGMSSNHALQRARRTLDARKAGHTGTLDPFATGLLVCCFGRATKISATMLEADKAYEATLQFGQETDSGDLTGNVVSQAPAEFAGVTLEALEAVLPAFRGPITQVPPMYSALKRDGKPLYEYARQGIELEREARHLVIHDLQVQDFTPLSARLFVRCSKGTYIRTLAQDIGRALGCFAHLTALRRTELGPFHIDDAYTLDGLQAMEDPMSALLAIESLPTEILPKKLQSEG, encoded by the coding sequence ATGGCTACGCGAAAACGCGGGCAGTTGATTGATGGTGTGCTGCTGCTGGACAAGTCCGACGGGATGTCCAGCAACCACGCTTTGCAGCGTGCCCGCCGCACTCTGGATGCCCGCAAAGCTGGCCATACTGGAACCCTGGACCCGTTTGCAACGGGCCTGCTGGTTTGCTGTTTTGGCCGGGCTACCAAAATTTCCGCCACGATGCTGGAAGCAGACAAAGCCTATGAAGCTACCTTGCAGTTTGGACAAGAAACCGATTCAGGTGACTTGACCGGCAATGTGGTGTCCCAGGCTCCGGCAGAGTTTGCCGGCGTCACCCTCGAGGCGCTGGAGGCAGTATTGCCTGCCTTTCGAGGACCCATTACGCAGGTGCCGCCCATGTATTCCGCGCTCAAGCGCGATGGCAAGCCCCTGTATGAATATGCCCGTCAGGGTATAGAGCTGGAACGTGAGGCACGACATCTCGTGATTCACGATTTGCAGGTGCAAGACTTTACGCCGCTGTCGGCACGTTTGTTTGTACGTTGCAGCAAGGGAACCTATATCCGGACCCTGGCGCAAGATATCGGACGTGCTCTGGGGTGTTTTGCCCATCTGACGGCCTTGCGCCGGACAGAATTAGGACCTTTTCATATCGACGATGCCTACACCCTGGACGGGTTGCAGGCGATGGAAGACCCGATGTCGGCCTTGCTGGCCATCGAGAGCTTGCCTACCGAGATTTTGCCCAAAAAACTTCAATCAGAAGGATGA
- the typA gene encoding translational GTPase TypA: MRRALRNVAIIAHVDHGKTTLVDQLLRQAGTFRDNEHISERVMDSGDIEKERGITILAKNCAVEYEGTHINIIDTPGHADFGGEVERVLSMVDGVLLLVDAVEGPMPQTRFVTRKALELGLRPIVVVNKVDRPGARPDYAINATFDLFDKLGATDEQLDFPIIYASGLSGYAGLTEDVREGDMRPLFDAILQHVPQREDDVNAPLQLQICSLDYSSYVGKIGVGRVNRGRVRAAQDVVVKFGPDGEVIKGRINQVLKFKGLERVSVDEAEAGDIVLINGIEELGIGCTVTDPAHPEALPLLRIDEPTLTMNFMVNTSPLAGREGKFVTSRQLRDRLDRELKSNVALRVNETDDDTVFEVCGRGELHLTILIENMRREGYEMAVSRPRVLIREENGVKMEPYEQLTVDVEDGHQGGVMEELGRRRGDLQDMVADGRGRTRLEYRIPARGLIGFQGEFMTLTRGTGLMSHTFDEFRPMREGTVGERRNGVLISQDDGDAVAYALWKLQDRGRMFVSPGDALYEGMIIGIHSRDNDLVVNPIKEKKLTNVRASGKDEHIDLVPPIRLTLEYAVDFLDDDELVEVTPKSIRLRKRYLKEHERRRSQRES, translated from the coding sequence ATGAGACGCGCATTGCGCAATGTGGCCATTATTGCCCACGTTGACCATGGTAAGACCACCTTGGTCGATCAATTGTTGAGACAGGCAGGTACGTTCCGTGACAACGAACATATCTCCGAACGTGTCATGGACTCGGGCGATATCGAGAAAGAACGCGGCATTACGATTCTGGCCAAGAACTGTGCCGTTGAGTACGAAGGCACTCACATCAACATTATTGACACCCCCGGTCACGCTGACTTTGGCGGCGAGGTCGAGCGTGTGTTGTCCATGGTCGATGGCGTGTTGCTGTTGGTGGACGCGGTCGAGGGCCCGATGCCCCAAACCCGTTTTGTGACCCGCAAGGCGCTGGAATTGGGTTTGCGTCCAATTGTGGTGGTCAACAAGGTGGATCGTCCTGGCGCTCGTCCAGACTACGCGATCAACGCGACTTTTGATTTGTTCGACAAACTGGGCGCGACTGACGAACAACTGGACTTTCCCATCATTTACGCATCGGGCCTGTCGGGCTACGCCGGTTTGACCGAAGATGTGCGCGAAGGCGATATGCGTCCTTTGTTCGACGCAATCTTGCAGCACGTTCCTCAGCGTGAAGATGATGTCAACGCTCCTTTGCAGTTGCAAATCTGTTCCCTGGACTACAGCTCCTACGTGGGCAAGATTGGTGTCGGCCGTGTAAACCGTGGTCGTGTCCGCGCTGCTCAGGATGTCGTTGTGAAATTTGGTCCTGATGGCGAAGTCATCAAGGGCCGTATCAACCAGGTTCTGAAGTTCAAGGGTCTGGAGCGTGTCTCGGTGGACGAGGCTGAAGCAGGCGACATCGTTCTGATCAACGGGATTGAAGAGCTGGGCATTGGTTGCACCGTCACGGACCCCGCCCATCCGGAAGCCTTGCCCTTGCTGCGCATTGACGAGCCTACACTGACCATGAACTTCATGGTGAATACCTCGCCCTTGGCCGGTCGTGAAGGCAAGTTTGTGACCAGCCGTCAATTGCGTGATCGTCTGGACCGAGAGCTGAAGTCCAACGTGGCTCTGCGCGTGAATGAAACCGACGACGATACCGTGTTTGAGGTATGCGGTCGTGGCGAGTTGCACCTGACCATTCTGATCGAGAACATGCGTCGTGAAGGCTATGAAATGGCCGTGTCACGTCCTCGCGTGCTGATCCGTGAAGAGAACGGTGTCAAGATGGAGCCCTACGAGCAACTGACGGTGGACGTCGAAGACGGCCACCAAGGCGGCGTGATGGAAGAGCTGGGTCGACGTCGTGGTGACTTGCAGGATATGGTTGCCGATGGCCGTGGTCGTACCCGTCTGGAATACCGGATTCCCGCTCGTGGCCTGATTGGCTTTCAGGGCGAGTTCATGACGCTGACACGCGGTACCGGTTTGATGAGCCATACCTTTGATGAGTTCCGTCCGATGCGTGAAGGTACGGTTGGCGAGCGCCGTAATGGTGTGCTCATCAGCCAGGATGATGGGGACGCCGTAGCCTACGCTTTGTGGAAGCTGCAAGATCGTGGTCGCATGTTTGTGTCGCCGGGTGATGCGCTCTACGAGGGCATGATCATCGGTATTCACAGCCGTGACAACGATTTGGTGGTCAACCCCATCAAGGAAAAGAAGCTGACCAACGTGCGAGCTTCCGGCAAGGACGAGCATATTGATCTGGTTCCACCTATTCGCCTGACCCTGGAGTATGCGGTGGACTTCCTGGATGATGATGAGCTGGTCGAAGTGACGCCTAAGTCGATTCGTCTGCGCAAACGTTACCTCAAGGAACACGAGCGCCGTCGCAGCCAACGCGAAAGTTAA